The genomic stretch CAGGAAGGCGGGGGAGGAGCACGTCCCTGAAGGAAAGGCAAACCAGTCGGCCGCCCAACGAGAGAGCCAACAGCCTGGATAACGAGCGCTCGCCCGACCCGCGCTGCCACCTTCAGGTAGGAAGTCTTCATTGCACCCAAAACAATCTGACATGGGACATATCCTTAGGGCAGGGTAAATAGTTGTAGTTCACTGAACTAGAAGTGGTGTTACCACCTCCACAGTTGCCTGGAGAGCTTCCAGGATACAGTGTGGTGTAGAATGTGGTCCTCAGTGCTGTAGGCAGATCTTTGCAGGGGCATTTACGGGAGGGCAGTAACACAGGTGCCTgatttctgcacacacacatttgaaccCCCGCATTGCTCCACTGCCGTAGATTCCTCGTAAAACGGTGTACGACCAGCTCAACCACATCCTGGTGTCTGACGACCATCTTCCCGACAGCATCATCCTCATCAGTACCTCTGATTGGCAGGGCCAGGTAGGGTCGACGGGCAGTTAACCACGCCCCTCACAACCACCTCGAGACCCTCCAGATGCTTCGAGACCCTCTGCAGACGCACACACTCTATGCACACCATAGTAATTCACTTGAACTGGGCTTGATTTCAAATGATTCTGGTAGAATCTGTGCTTTTGTATATGTAGCATGTATCTTTCCTATATTCTATATTCTTTCTCCCTAactatctcctctctctctccctctctctctctcactccctctctctttctctctctctctctctctctccctctctttctctctctctctctctctccccccctctctctctccctcagtatCTGTCCAACATCCTCCAGAATCATGGTCTTCCTGTCGTGTGCACGTGCACCACAGCTGATGTTCAGGCAGCTTTTAACACCATCATTTCAAGGATACAGAGATTGTACGTTTCTTCCTCTTACTGCTCATTTGATTTGCTCATGAGCAAATGAATGTGTAATGTTCACTCCccactgtgtgtttgtttgtgtgtgcagttgTAACAGTAATTCCGTCACTCCTGCTCCTGTGAAAGTTGCAGTCGCAGGTGCTCAGCACTACCTGTCTGCTGTGCTCCGCCTCTTTGTGGATCACCTGACTCATAAGACCCCTGATTGGCTCACATACTTGCGCTTCCTCATCATTCCATTGGGTGAGTACAAGCATAAAAAGTGTGACACCATTTATATTATGATCTGTACAGTATTAGCTGCAGCGCTGTTGAACTGCCTTGTCAGTATcactttatatgtgtgtgtgtgtgtgtgtgtgtgtgtgtgtgtgtgtgtgtgtgtgtgtgtgtgtgtgtgtgtgtgtgtgtttaggtgtccaTCCTGTATCTAAGTACTTGGGCAGTATAGATTACAGGTATAATAGTCTGTTCCAGGACTCGGCATGGCGAGATCTCTTCCATAAGCCTGAGGCTCCCGTTATAGGTGAGACACAAGAGAATACCCTAAATATCGCAAtgatctctccctctgtctctctctctccatttccttcactctctctccctctttctatctctccctctccatctgaATTTTTCTGAAGTTTTTTAACTGTCTTACTATTTTTACACATACTAATGGATAGAtatgtatagaaaatttaagaaTCCACTCAGCAGTGAAGATATGCCAGATTCCTGGAACGGTTAATTTACCGAGAGCTAATCAGTACCACAGCCTTTCTGGAGTAGGATTctacaatgtctctctctctctctctctctctctgtccctctctccttctctccttcttcatctctctccctctctgttcccactctttccctctccctctcttctctctccctctttctctctcactctccctctctttccctttccctctctctgtctctctctttctctctcactatccctgtctctctttctccctctcactctctccatctctctctctctttctctctctttgtctctctctcttcctcactctctgtctttctctctctctctctcccctccagtgCAAGACAATCCTGATGTTGTTGCCAGGGTAACACAGTACATGCTCGGTGCAAATGGAGCCCACCAGCTCCCCATAGCGGAGGCAATGCTGACTTACAAGCAGAAgaggtagacacacacacacgctcatgctCACACATCTCCCccccaaacatacacacacacacatacaccatctACACTTATGAAGTTTAAACCTATGAGGTCTCACCTGTGAAACTGGCTGTGATGTGATCAATGAATATGTGATGAGAAAGGAATGTTCAGTGGTACTGTCGTTAATGTTACTGTCGTTATGGGCATGTCTACAAGGAGCAAATATCTAGTCTTACTAATCACCCAACTATACAACTGcatgctgtttctctgtaaataccttgtgtgtgtgtcttcgaAACACTGGTTGGCGGAAATAAGTGTTGCGTGAACACATCTGTACACGTACATGTATGTTGAATTGCTTGTGAGTTGTGCTGTTTTGTCCCAGAGGCTGAACATTGTGGAAACGTCACTGTTTGACCATTAGTGTCTGTGAATAACTCCTGTTCTTTCtgtttattttgtctttttctttcttcgCCCACTCTGAAGGAAAAAGAGCTTTCATTTTGATTTTGCAGTAAGGTATTGTGGTCTGCCTGCCCGTGGATTCAttcctgcctctgtctctctctctttctctctccgtctgtctgtctctctatacctgtctctctctgtatctttgtctctctctctctctgtatctctctctctctctctctctctctctctgtatctctctcttcctgtctctctttttctcatgTGTGCTTCCTCTCCATCTTTGAatgaacaaagaaaaacaaattcaCATCCATTTTAACTGAAGGAGATGAGGATAGATTCTACAGGAATTGACCGCTGCACTTAAAGCCAAAACCAGTGGCTCGGGTCGTTCGGTGATCCTGAGCTCTGATTGGTTCTAAGGCAAGGCTGTCCTGTTTGACATCACTCTTCTCTTCTTCACGGCAGTGTCATGCAGCTCTATGGCCCAACATCTCCACCCATGAAAACTGCAACTCTCTCCAgactcacacaccccaacctGGAGATGAGTGTGCAGTTCAGTCTCCTTAAGTTCTAGGGTTAAGCCAGTGGTCGATTATCCAGCACAGATCTCAAGGTCTTGCCGTTGGTCTTACTGGATGGTATACCTGGTGTACGATCACTGATTAGAACTGACAAGATCACTTCCTAATTTGTCCAATTTTTAATATATAATAAACTATATTGATGTCTATGGGGGTAACATCAGTATTGGAgatttcttcatttattttctAGCATTTATTGAAAGAAGCGATTGGATGTGTTGGGCTGCTTCCTTTTTGGCTTTCTTTCTTCcttgttacccccccccccccatcctcttTTTGGTACCAAATATTTATTCTCTGCCCCGGCACACAGAAAGAGTCTCTTTAGTGGTCTGAAGCTAATCATGTTTCCTGGGCTGGTGGGTTTACTGTGGTCGTACCCTGTCTTTGTCTCTTTTTCTTGTCCCTTGACTTTGATGCCCTATAACAGTTTGGTTGTCCTGAATATGATTGGCTGAAATTGCCCCTTGTCTTGTTTTATACGGTGTAATGGGTGGGGGAAGTGTGGCACCACGGTGGCTGTGGATTGGAGGAGACCTCGCATGTCatagctctctgctttcttgtAGCTTGCCTCACTAGTTTAAGGACCGTCAAATCAATGATGCCAGATCTCATAAACAAGTCAAACACAGACATCTCACTCTGATGCTTCGGTTAAGCTCTAAATGACGGAGTTCATCATCAGTTATACATTCAAGCCTTGTGAAACACCTGAAAAGGCCATGCAGAGTGatgttgtctttgtttttgatttgatttttatACCTCCGAGTAATGGATACTTCAGTAATGGGTTAGATTCGTAATTGTCAGTGGAGTTTTCAAAAGATAATAGAGAAGATCTGAAAATCTGCAAGATTGAGaaacctcccccctcccccaataGGCACTTGCTTACTTCTGTCTGTTTCCCCTCCCTGTAGCCCAGACGAGGACTCCTGTCAGAAATTCATCCCCTTCATAGGGGTAAGTAGCAGAGCACAGGTTGCGTCTCTCGTTCTCACACTGTTTTTGAAGACTTCATGAATGGACTGTGCATAATTTCTGGCTCTTGGAATTCAGATGGTGAATGTTGGGATTATTGAACAGAGCTCTGCTGCTTCAGGTTAGTCCCATTACATAAAGGCTGCAAATACCTCAGGAAAGTGTTTCTTCATTGTCTTCTTCATTTTTGCACTCCTTCTGTTTCCCCATCTTGCTGTCTctacctgtctctgtctctccctgactTTGTCTCTCTGTGCTTCCCTGCCTAGGAGATTCAGACGATGCTGCTCCTATGGGCGCTCTCCTTTCCTCTACTCCTCCTCAAATATCTCCCGCTCTTAAAGAAGCATCTCCTACTcctccctcttctccatctgtccACGCGTCTTTCTGCAGGTACACGAATGCCGttccttacacacctcctcctccggGTAGAGACATTCAGACAACTGTGCTACAGACATACTACTCCAAACTTATTCTAAGCATTTAACAGTTCAAATGAAAGGAAAAGTCCAATAATTACTGAGTGAAGAAaggtatttttttatttttcattcaaaTCCTTTCCTGTGTCTGTCACTGCAGTTCCCCTGGAGGTGGACAGGGGGAGCTAATGGGATTGCAGGTCGATTATTGGGTGGCTCCATCAGAGAAGAAAAAAGATATGGAAAAGAAAGACTCCTCCTCCAAGAACACCCTCAAGTGTACCTTTCGCTCGCTGCAGGTTAGCCGCATCCCATTAGGTGGGACAGAGGCGGGGCCACAGCCAACCATGTCAATGACTGTTGTGACCAAGGAAAAGAACAAAAAAGGTGAATAAAGACTTTAGCATGTCTTAATAAATGATCATTAAAAACAAGAGACATAAAAGTTCATAAGATGTAAGCAACACAGGAGACATAAGATACATCAGACGTAAGAGGTTTTAACAGACATAAGAGATCACAACAGACGATGAAATTCCTgtcacatattctgaatgaTTTCCTTTTCTTTACAGTAATGTTTCTGCCGAAGAAGACGAAGGATAAAGAGGTGGAGTCTAAGAGTCAGGTGATCGAGGGAATCAGTCGCCTCATCTGCACTGCCAAACACCAGCAAACAATGCTCAAAGGTAATCAATCAACACATCAATACATCAATCCACCAGTCTGTCTTCAACATAGCACCAGTGTTTCATGCTCAGGGATAATGAGTTTGTTTATTATTCAGTCAGTCAAAATAGTAGTAGGTGCCTACAAGATAGACAAAGAATTTTATTCAGCACACAATATGCCCTGATTAGTGGTTTTTGACTAATTGAATATGTGTATTTCTTCACAATCTTTTGTAAAAGGGTTTCTAACCTTGGGCAACTTGTAGCCCTCTTAACCCTCCAGTAAATGCCACATCGAGACTTGATCCACCTTTGGAAACCTGAACAAATGTGTGTTTCCTTCACATTCCACTTTCCACTTTGCTTGTAGATGGTCCAGCCTCAGGATCTTTCATTTTTCACCACCAGCCTCAGGATGGTTGATTTTTAAGATCCTGTGTTTCACCACTTATCCATGATGGGGAAAACTCATACAAGATGATAGAAACGTTTCACTTAGACTCTAATAACTAATAGCCTCTAATTAGCATAGCTCGTAGCTTGCTAATCCACCAGCAACATTTGTCTatcattgtaattgtaataTACCAGACCAATCAATTAGCTCAACctataatgttttattttttgcaaaTCATGTACATATTAACTGTCACATTTGGAATTATGTTTGCACCACTGTCTTAGGGTATTGTAATTGTTCATAATGTGaaacttcctgtgtgtgtgtgtgtgtgtgtgtgtgtgtgtgtgtgtgtgtgtgtgtgtgtgtgtgtgttgcagtgttgATAGATGGCGTGGAGTGGCACGATGTGAAGTTTTTCCAGTTGGCGGCCCAGTGGTCGTCTCATGTCAAGCACTTTCCTCTCGCCATCTTCGGACACTCCAAAGGGCCATACTGAGGCATCGCCTGCAGCTTCTAACTGACTCCGACGTCTGACCCTTGCCCCACCATTTCATTCTATATGTGCCGTTGGCCTTTAATACCCTGCGGCTGGCCAGTCCATCCCGAGGTTCAAACACCTGCTCTTTTACTTTGTTTTCTTTGTgcaattttgttttgtttgcttctttttttaaatgacagACTCGCAGCAGGGTGGAACTTTATTCTTTCTGACTCTATGCTGAACATTTTAAATTCCCCCCATTTTTGTAGCCTAACTGGAGCCTAACGAACTGACCATATGGACTGATTAACTGGCTAATTAATAGCTGTTTGAGTTTCATTCCCCTACCATCATGGTTTAATCAGGAAAACAACAGTGCTCCTCCCACACAGAATGAGAGCGTTCATACATTGTTAATTTGGCTGAAAATATCTGAAAGTGGTTTACCTTGATGATCCTAGCCTGTTACCCAAAGCTTTGGTCTTGAGTGACACTCTAGCGACTGTCCTGTCGGTGACCTTTCTGAGTGTGTAATTCATAGATAAAACACATTTTGAGAGCTGGTGTGCCCTTCTCCCAACCACGCCCCCAAACTTCCTCCAGCCAGTTCCACTGGTTGGGTTTCTATCTCCGGGAAGCTGAAATAGCTCTGATACAGGAGCATTAGAGTGGGTTTGCCATGTCCACTCCTTCATGAACTCAACAGCCAGATGGTCACTAATGTACCTATGGCTACTGTGTTGTCTTTCATCACCTCTTCATTCTAGCTGtgcgtgtatttgtgtgtgtttatgaatgtATTATCGAAGGTACTGAAGGATAAAGCACTTTTTTAACATGTTCATCAGCATTTGTCCCTTCGAACGGTCCCTTCAACATGGCTGGGTATAGCCCTGGGCTGCTcagctccacccctcacatctcaACTCCACCCCTCATATCTCAGTCCCGCCCCTCGCAGTTCAGCTCCACCCCTCACAGCACAGCTCATGCTTTTAGCAATGGTAACAACTGAGTTTTATTTAAAAGCCTGTGACTGTGTTAAAGCCATATAGCAAGGGGCAAGTACTGTTTAGCACCTCACCCGCTAATGTTTATCTTATATCAGTAAGTTTAACATTATCTTTTATCAGCAGTATTTCCTGTCTGGCCCCATAATTCCCCAGGTTTGTATTTGGCATTAGATATGTTGCCTGTGAATCCAGTAGGACATTCAGTACAACAGATCTGTAAAGCAGTGTAACACATTTATACATAGTGCATAAGTGTTTTGTTGGAGGTTGTTAAGGCTTATGATCTCAAATAAACCAAAAGGGTATTCTATATGCCTACAGTTGCAAATTATAGAAATAAGAATTGATACTTGCTCACATAACACAGCCTTTATTGCACATTTATAAGCCCTTTATGAAGTATGCTGTCATGGCAGGATAACTCAGTGTCAGTATTGTCACTGTCTTTACCAGGAGAATAGTGAGCTATTGCTCATTATGTTAAAGAAACTCATCAGTCCAACATTCACAGTGCCTCGGGTACTTCCTTTGAAACTCCTGTTACACAATAAAACACACTG from Brachyhypopomus gauderio isolate BG-103 chromosome 15, BGAUD_0.2, whole genome shotgun sequence encodes the following:
- the pacs2 gene encoding phosphofurin acidic cluster sorting protein 2 isoform X3, encoding MAERSGRLSFPGSGALNRPVPMNLFATWEIDGSSPNCIPRLCSLTLKKLVVLRELDKELISVVIAVKIQGSKRILRSHEIVLPPAGVVETDLALTFSLQYPHFLKREGNKLQILLQRRKRYKNRTILGYKTLAAGSVDMAEVLQHPAEGGQVLALCSHQKELLGKVAEIWIYSLSSQPIDHEEAAILGQKIKCSDNYSEEEYESFSSEQEASDDAVQGQDLEDDEFDVRKPKKQRRSIVRTASITRQQNFKQRVVALLKRFRVSDEVLDSEQDPAEPPPEVEEDLDLESVDFENPSDSGPDLDDDDSVLSTPKPQLKPYFEGVSLSSSQTEIGSIHSIRSHREPPSPMDPDKVKSTGKFQMDDVPDSVTFGQPEVVTPTTELEMMDNMDTFLEKLPPSGKMTKTESLIIPSNRHEPKPSGRRGRSTSLKERQTSRPPNERANSLDNERSPDPRCHLQIPRKTVYDQLNHILVSDDHLPDSIILISTSDWQGQYLSNILQNHGLPVVCTCTTADVQAAFNTIISRIQRFCNSNSVTPAPVKVAVAGAQHYLSAVLRLFVDHLTHKTPDWLTYLRFLIIPLGVHPVSKYLGSIDYRYNSLFQDSAWRDLFHKPEAPVIVQDNPDVVARVTQYMLGANGAHQLPIAEAMLTYKQKSPDEDSCQKFIPFIGMVNVGIIEQSSAASGDSDDAAPMGALLSSTPPQISPALKEASPTPPSSPSVHASFCSSPGGGQGELMGLQVDYWVAPSEKKKDMEKKDSSSKNTLKCTFRSLQVSRIPLGGTEAGPQPTMSMTVVTKEKNKKVMFLPKKTKDKEVESKSQVIEGISRLICTAKHQQTMLKVLIDGVEWHDVKFFQLAAQWSSHVKHFPLAIFGHSKGPY
- the pacs2 gene encoding phosphofurin acidic cluster sorting protein 2 isoform X2, with the translated sequence MAERSGRLSFPGSGALNRPVPMNLFATWEIDGSSPNCIPRLCSLTLKKLVVLRELDKELISVVIAVKIQGSKRILRSHEIVLPPAGVVETDLALTFSLQYPHFLKREGNKLQILLQRRKRYKNRTILGYKTLAAGSVDMAEVLQHPAEGGQVLALCSHQKELLGKVAEIWIYSLSSQPIDHEEAAILGQKIKCSDNYSEEEYESFSSEQEASDDAVQGQDLEDDEFDVRKPKKQRRSIVRTASITRQNFKQRVVALLKRFRVSDEVLDSEQDPAEPPPEVEEDLDLESVDFENPSDSGPDLDDDDSVLSTPKPQLKPYFEGVSLSSSQTEIGSIHSIRSHREPPSPMDPDKVKSTGKFQMDDVPDSVTFGQPEVVTPTTELEMMDNMDTFLEKLPPSGKMTKTESLIIPSNRHEPKPSGRRGRSTSLKERQTSRPPNERANSLDNERSPDPRCHLQIPRKTVYDQLNHILVSDDHLPDSIILISTSDWQGQYLSNILQNHGLPVVCTCTTADVQAAFNTIISRIQRFCNSNSVTPAPVKVAVAGAQHYLSAVLRLFVDHLTHKTPDWLTYLRFLIIPLGVHPVSKYLGSIDYRYNSLFQDSAWRDLFHKPEAPVIVQDNPDVVARVTQYMLGANGAHQLPIAEAMLTYKQKRKKSFHFDFAVSPDEDSCQKFIPFIGMVNVGIIEQSSAASGDSDDAAPMGALLSSTPPQISPALKEASPTPPSSPSVHASFCSSPGGGQGELMGLQVDYWVAPSEKKKDMEKKDSSSKNTLKCTFRSLQVSRIPLGGTEAGPQPTMSMTVVTKEKNKKVMFLPKKTKDKEVESKSQVIEGISRLICTAKHQQTMLKVLIDGVEWHDVKFFQLAAQWSSHVKHFPLAIFGHSKGPY
- the pacs2 gene encoding phosphofurin acidic cluster sorting protein 2 isoform X1, translating into MAERSGRLSFPGSGALNRPVPMNLFATWEIDGSSPNCIPRLCSLTLKKLVVLRELDKELISVVIAVKIQGSKRILRSHEIVLPPAGVVETDLALTFSLQYPHFLKREGNKLQILLQRRKRYKNRTILGYKTLAAGSVDMAEVLQHPAEGGQVLALCSHQKELLGKVAEIWIYSLSSQPIDHEEAAILGQKIKCSDNYSEEEYESFSSEQEASDDAVQGQDLEDDEFDVRKPKKQRRSIVRTASITRQQNFKQRVVALLKRFRVSDEVLDSEQDPAEPPPEVEEDLDLESVDFENPSDSGPDLDDDDSVLSTPKPQLKPYFEGVSLSSSQTEIGSIHSIRSHREPPSPMDPDKVKSTGKFQMDDVPDSVTFGQPEVVTPTTELEMMDNMDTFLEKLPPSGKMTKTESLIIPSNRHEPKPSGRRGRSTSLKERQTSRPPNERANSLDNERSPDPRCHLQIPRKTVYDQLNHILVSDDHLPDSIILISTSDWQGQYLSNILQNHGLPVVCTCTTADVQAAFNTIISRIQRFCNSNSVTPAPVKVAVAGAQHYLSAVLRLFVDHLTHKTPDWLTYLRFLIIPLGVHPVSKYLGSIDYRYNSLFQDSAWRDLFHKPEAPVIVQDNPDVVARVTQYMLGANGAHQLPIAEAMLTYKQKRKKSFHFDFAVSPDEDSCQKFIPFIGMVNVGIIEQSSAASGDSDDAAPMGALLSSTPPQISPALKEASPTPPSSPSVHASFCSSPGGGQGELMGLQVDYWVAPSEKKKDMEKKDSSSKNTLKCTFRSLQVSRIPLGGTEAGPQPTMSMTVVTKEKNKKVMFLPKKTKDKEVESKSQVIEGISRLICTAKHQQTMLKVLIDGVEWHDVKFFQLAAQWSSHVKHFPLAIFGHSKGPY